The sequence GTTCCTCGCCGGCAGGCGCGTCGACCGGCGCGCTCTCGGCAGCCGGTTCCTCCTGGGCAGGTTCGTCACTCCAATAGGCGAACATGGGCATGATCAGGATAACCGGGGAGCCGCGCTGCTGGAACTTCGCCGGTGCATCCCTGGTGGTGGTCGCCATGGTGACGAAGCCTTCTCTCTTGCCGAAGCATTCGTCCAGGTACTTGATGTTCAGGGCGATACGCCCGGGCTGGTCGGCGTTGGCCTGGATCGTCTCTTCGCTAGTGCCCTCATCCTCACTCTCGGCCGACAGGGATAATGTGTTGTTCTCCCACTTCAGCCGGATGATGCCGGACTTGGGTTCTATGGTGCCGAGCCGCCTGAGCGCGGCGGCGAAGTCCTGGGCGAAGAAGCTGACCGTTGAAGCGCTCTCGCTGGGTATTAGCTGCTTGTAGTCGGGAATCGTTCCGTCTATCAGCTGTGCCACGAACGTGATGTTGTTGAACGAGAACTTTATCACCTTCCTGGACGAACTGGTGGTGACCACCATCTGCCGCCTGGCGGTGATCATCTCGATGAGGCTCTCTGTCCGGCGGGCTTCCGTGGGAGTGCGCGTCCAGATGTCCATCAAAAGCGATACCGCTCTCGGGGGGATGATTTTTGTCTCCCCCAGGTTCAGTTTGAGTGCCAGCTTTTTAAAGGCCATCCGGAAACCGTCGGCGGCAAAAACCTCTATCCCCTCTTCCCCCTCACCGGGGGGCACCAGGGATACGCCTTGAAGGGTCGGCCTGCTGTCTTCCGTTGCGGCGTAA is a genomic window of Dehalococcoidia bacterium containing:
- a CDS encoding DNA polymerase III subunit beta produces the protein MHILNQDLRDALNLLQKVPSKKSAIEIARNFLVKDGRLTATDLEIAVMISMPGLEGEEFIIPGQMQKLLKTIPGYEMLDIGVGDLLTVTWSTGKSSFNNKAQKPADFPVIPELEDTASDIIDGDALVNAMYEALPYAATEDSRPTLQGVSLVPPGEGEEGIEVFAADGFRMAFKKLALKLNLGETKIIPPRAVSLLMDIWTRTPTEARRTESLIEMITARRQMVVTTSSSRKVIKFSFNNITFVAQLIDGTIPDYKQLIPSESASTVSFFAQDFAAALRRLGTIEPKSGIIRLKWENNTLSLSAESEDEGTSEETIQANADQPGRIALNIKYLDECFGKREGFVTMATTTRDAPAKFQQRGSPVILIMPMFAYWSDEPAQEEPAAESAPVDAPAGEEPEEEVEEGGGEEEVVVEG